A region of Bicyclus anynana chromosome 15, ilBicAnyn1.1, whole genome shotgun sequence DNA encodes the following proteins:
- the LOC112047450 gene encoding uncharacterized protein LOC112047450: MSCTKEKVKPMVPLKTLDIIFRRRYVQNTQHYFANRKHAMPEDKMKKKALRPFRVPRSEKLLSYIKYSDRKEKLMSRSRWMQPLHLKDNLRIAATRDISERLFIEEPPDDVRAVVEIHPEFYTVIEGRPLRCFDDIKVYINNIRSYAMNRQQIGYRRDLILKIEHNLIIENNEHDKIVVGLKQHIKNFQKFLTEDYKRSCARVSKAEKVYADLVAKNSEFLGYATQITILNNILFKLDAIRSVLKMYRSYLIFVAPLSWRRLYDEKLKDKIQSLQFETDTFKTDNDLVDTLDIDRMVEVAKQELQNPYPPYIYFNLPEQMLYIFRTMELQSREYLIQLSKTGSPYKLLQDRIQHLKMATKQELDYFQFYIDSINHEIDRENYNEIHLQNKFFRILNTNFYDSVASPSTLKLKICIEYVYEQVFGKCEEGHQNLQDPMKILEVMYEDYNLRLDSLDFNIVNQARNDFFAQDLKTMKNAFMAQRELRAFYEMTVAMNKAFLPPAKYKRPVFKKFLDKKSKIAFVEERQDSQMESSEKSKRQKYALSQEERDGLLFFTEWCEGMNPAPYLTEYYTFVKPAFHWVPRKSVIP; the protein is encoded by the coding sequence atGTCTTGCACAAAAGAGAAAGTGAAACCGATGGTTCCTTTAAAAactttagatattattttccGTCGACGCTATGTACAAAATACTCAACATTATTTCGCCAATAGAAAACATGCTATGCCCGAAGATAAGATGAAGAAAAAGGCATTGAGACCTTTTCGAGTGCCAAGGTCTGAAAAGTTACtttcttatataaaatatagcgatCGTAAGGAGAAACTTATGAGCAGAAGTAGATGGATGCAACCAttacatttaaaagataatCTTAGAATAGCTGCAACTAGAGATATATCCGAAAGACTTTTTATCGAAGAACCACCTGATGATGTAAGAGCTGTGGTAGAAATTCACCCTGAGTTTTATACAGTCATAGAAGGACGCCCTTTGCGATGTTTTGATGAtataaaagtttacattaataatattcgAAGTTATGCTATGAATCGGCAACAAATTGGCTACCGACGAGATTTGATCTTGAAAATAGAACATAACttgataatagaaaataatgaaCATGATAAAATTGTTGTTGGTTTAAAACAACATattaaaaactttcaaaaatttttaacagAGGATTATAAGAGATCTTGTGCTAGAGTTTCTAAGGCTGAAAAAGTGTATGCTGATTTAGTTGCCAAAAATTCTGAATTTCTTGGATATGCAACACAGATAactatattaaataacatattatttaaactcgATGCTATTCGTAGTGTGTTGAAGATGTATAGGAGCTACTTGATCTTTGTCGCACCACTGTCGTGGCGTCGATTATACGATGAGAAATTGAAAGATAAAATTCAATCGTTACAATTTGAAACTGATACGTTTAAAACGGATAATGATTTAGTAGACACTCTGGACATTGACAGAATGGTAGAGGTGGCAAAACAAGAACTACAAAACCCTTATCCACCgtacatttattttaacctTCCCGAGCAAATGTTATATATATTCAGAACAATGGAATTGCAAAGTAGAGAGTACCTAATACAACTTTCCAAAACAGGTTCTCCTTATAAACTTTTACAAGATCGAATTCAGCACTTAAAAATGGCAACGAAACAAGAACTAGATTATTTTCAGTTCTACATTGACAGCATCAACCATGAAATAGACAGAGAAAACTATAATGAAATACACTTGCAAAATAAGTTTTTCCGGATTCTCAACACAAACTTTTACGATAGTGTCGCAAGTCCAAGCacgttaaaattgaaaatttgtatagaaTACGTTTATGAACAAGTGTTCGGTAAATGTGAAGAAGGTCATCAAAACTTGCAAGATCCCATGAAAATTTTGGAGGTCATGTATGAAGATTATAATTTACGTCTAGATTCATTAGATTTCAACATAGTTAATCAAGCACGAAACGATTTCTTTGCTCAagatttaaaaacaatgaaaaatgcATTTATGGCTCAGCGTGAATTGCGAGCTTTCTATGAAATGACTGTTGCTATGAATAAGGCATTTTTGCCTCCAGCAAAGTATAAAAGACctgtttttaaaaagtttctagataaaaaatcaaaaattgcatTTGTTGAAGAAAGGCAAGATTCGCAAATGGAGAGTTCTGAAAAATCAAAACGTCAGAAGTATGCATTAAGTCAAGAGGAAAGAGACGGTTTATTGTTCTTCACAGAGTGGTGTGAAGGAATGAACCCAGCTCCATACTTGACTGAGTATTATACGTTTGTGAAACCTGCCTTTCATTGGGTACCCCGAAAATCTGTTATACCTTAA
- the LOC112047447 gene encoding uncharacterized protein LOC112047447, with translation MEKKLLKQPSKKVKLCGIKLPPIEESSDCGVKTILDIDPHFYTLVDGRPIRSNKSINKYKKNIRDIALKRTVHGFLTDEILRITKEIDTERKIYSTASKHFDEYHHSFDKFLADDNDKTIVIMRKSDNLAKELSNQTEEHKQANFELATLKSKLQYIDETFQILVSFQCFLHRAAPILWQEKNNINLNIEQMEIIAYESDIFREVNKNLIILRLSKYPAPCLYFASPEQLLHVFDMLEKQNLNYLLVTEELNTEKNKFLKSLGFLKNLIHKELDYIQEKVVLV, from the coding sequence ATGgaaaagaaattattaaaacaaccGTCTAAAAAAGTTAAGTTGTGCGGTATAAAACTACCTCCTATAGAAGAAAGCAGCGATTGTGgtgttaaaacaatattagaTATCGATCCTCATTTCTATACATTAGTAGATGGACGGCCAATTAGATCAAACAAGtcaattaacaaatataaaaaaaacattcgagATATAGCGCTAAAAAGAACTGTGCAtggatttttaaccgacgaaatTTTACGAATTACCAAGGAAATTGACACGGAAAGAAAAATCTATAGCACTGCTTCGAAACATTTCGACGAATATCATCAtagttttgataaatttttaGCAGATGATAATGACAAAACAATTGTCATTATGCGAAAATCCGATAACTTAGCTAAAGAACTGTCTAATCAAACGGAAGAACATAAACAGGCTAATTTCGAATTAGCTACCCTAAAATCTAAATTGCAATACATTGACGAGACTTTTCAAATTTTGGTGTCTTTTCAATGTTTTCTACATAGAGCTGCGCCCATTTTATGGCAAGaaaagaacaatattaatttaaatatagaacaGATGGAAATTATTGCTTATGAATCAGATATATTTAGAGAAGTAAAcaagaatttaataatattacgttTGAGTAAATACCCTGCGCCTTGTCTTTATTTTGCAAGCCCTGAACAGTTACTGCATGTTTTCGATATGCtggaaaaacaaaatttaaactaCCTTCTGGTAACCGAAGAACtgaacactgaaaaaaataaatttcttaaatctCTCGGGTTTTTGAAAAACTTAATACACAAAGAGTTGGATTACATACAAGAGAAGGTTGTATTAGTGTaa
- the LOC112047432 gene encoding ADP-ribosylation factor-like protein 4C, translated as MGANMGKNSSLLDALPSTQGTLHVVMLGLDSAGKTTALYRLKFDQYLNTVPTIGFNCEKVKGTIGKSKGVNFLVWDVGGQEKLRPLWKSYTRCTDGIIFVLDSVDIERMEEAKMELIRTAKSPDNTGVPILVLANKQDLPGAKEPRELEKLLGLHELVSSPHGSRDAHSWHVQPACAITGEGLHEGLESLYEMILKRRKLAKLQKKRVR; from the coding sequence ATGGGTGCAAACATGGGCAAGAACTCGAGCCTGCTCGACGCGCTGCCCTCCACCCAGGGCACACTCCACGTCGTCATGCTCGGCCTGGACTCCGCCGGCAAAACCACGGCGCTCTACAGGCTCAAGTTCGACCAATACCTAAACACCGTCCCCACTATAGGCTTTAATTGCGAGAAGGTCAAAGGCACAATAGGAAAGTCGAAGGGAGTCAATTTCCTCGTATGGGATGTCGGCGGACAGGAGAAGCTGCGGCCTCTATGGAAATCGTACACGCGATGCACGGATGGCATAATCTTCGTCTTAGATTCCGTCGACATTGAGAGAATGGAGGAAGCTAAAATGGAGCTGATACGTACAGCCAAATCACCAGACAACACAGGCGTTCCAATATTAGTACTCGCTAATAAACAAGATTTGCCAGGCGCGAAGGAGCCGCGAGAATTAGAGAAGCTGTTAGGCTTACATGAACTAGTTTCGTCGCCGCACGGCTCACGAGACGCACACTCGTGGCATGTGCAGCCCGCTTGTGCTATCACTGGCGAGGGACTGCACGAAGGTCTCGAATCACTCTATGAGATGATACTTAAGAGGAGAAAACTAGCCAAGCTACAAAAGAAGCGAGTTAGATAA
- the LOC112047446 gene encoding cilia- and flagella-associated protein 100-like has protein sequence MLNEEDKPLTISTCITKKRRYSDKLLVSSSHKQNDVTKKKCSKLPNDDLKKYILPNNILLSIAKLKKPEFTLPLKYYCKQQDRDQFKRKLTIGVSEKYKIVSADLRKRLYVSNPVNDINSDFDVDADYYRYLDGRPLQLHNPGFKSFRECVKQILHLKYEVGIKRDGIFNLETNYRNELDIYSLSVKRLTDQAKYFDAFISEDYKKSMEFLAKWDKLKFQVDSKIKELQATGTEQFSLKSRLIGLEYKYSVQLKYGRFLYYLSPPIWRLNNREFARSVEIEAKGFDYGNSHDEDTFAILFEKMRKICYGNTISPALYFTQANDLMTVFNEMENQQLYYYTHISHLVPLIKMLKEEIKSLKEVILQEYAMVASLIKKYEILLSCSEERCTELELKFYKILFGFFYNTVGVPDFLKLVLHLEFCYEKIFQERPINIDITVIAKSIEIFYMDYSKQLDEIRSNTVRRAMLKCEETERLKVEKAKLAAKELRLFHRLERELLRAYGIAADRVYTPIKKKCGKNKRKLTSTSSNKLITKQKESKSLTDVEFEYLRLFTDWTENEDPVNCLQSYV, from the coding sequence ATGCTAAATGAGGAAGATAAACCTCTAACTATCAGTACTTGTATAACTAAAAAACGTAGGTATTCAGATAAATTGCTGGTTTCGTCTTCACATAAACAAAACGATGTAACGAAAAAGAAATGCAGTAAATTACCCAATgacgatttgaaaaaatacattttaccgaataatatacttttatcaATAGCTAAACTTAAAAAACCTGAATTTACtttacctttaaaatattactgtaaGCAACAGGACAGAGATCAATTCAAACGAAAATTAACTATTGGTGTGAGtgagaaatataaaattgtaagcGCCGATCTGCGAAAGCGTTTATATGTAAGTAATCCGGTAAATGATATTAACTCGGATTTTGATGTAGATGCTGactattatagatatttagatGGACGTCCATTACAACTTCATAATCCAGGTTTTAAATCATTTAGAGAATGCGTTAAACAAATATTGCACCTAAAATATGAGGTTGGAATAAAGAGAGATGGCATTTTCAATTTAGAAACAAATTATCGTAATGAACTTGATATTTACTCTTTGTCTGTGAAGAGGTTAACCGATCAAGCGAAATATTTCGACGCATTTATATCAGaggattataaaaaatctatggAGTTTCTAGCTAAATGGGATAAACTTAAATTTCAAGTAGATTCAAAGATCAAAGAGTTACAAGCAACGGGCACTGAACAATTTTCTCTTAAGTCTAGGCTTATTGGCTTGGAATATAAGTACAGTGTTCAGTTAAAATATGGAAGATTTTTGTATTACTTGTCTCCGCCAATATGGCGTTTGAATAACAGGGAATTTGCCAGATCTGTTGAGATCGAAGCTAAAGGTTTCGATTATGGAAATTCCCATGATGAAGACACTTTTGCAATATTATTTGAGAAGATGCGTAAAATATGCTATGGCAATACAATTAGTCCAGCCCTTTATTTTACTCAAGCAAATGATCTCATGACTGTTTTCAATGAAATGGAAAACCAACAGCTGTATTACTACACACATATAAGCCATTTGGTTCCACTGATAAAGATGcttaaagaagaaataaaatcgtTAAAGGAAGTAATCTTACAGGAGTATGCAATGGTTGCtagcttaattaaaaaatacgaaattttgCTATCATGTAGTGAAGAAAGGTGCACTGAATTAGagcttaaattttataaaatattatttggatttttttacaatacagTCGGTGTACCggactttttaaaattagttttacatttagagttttgttatgaaaaaatatttcaagaaagaccgataaatatagatataaccGTCATAGCAAAGTCTATTGAAATATTCTACATGGATTATTCGAAACAATTAGATGAAATCCGAAGTAACACTGTAAGACGTGCTATGTTGAAATGCGAAGAGACAGAACGTTTAAAAGTTGAGAAAGCGAAACTGGCTGCTAAGGAATTGCGTCTATTTCATAGATTAGAGCGGGAATTACTAAGGGCTTATGGAATAGCTGCCGACCGTGTTTACacaccgattaaaaaaaaatgtggtaaaaataaaagaaaacttacGAGTACATCATCAAATAAgctaataacaaaacaaaaagaaagtAAATCGTTAACTGATGTTGAGTTTGAGTATTTGCGACTTTTCACTGACTGGACCGAGAATGAAGACCCAGTTAATTGTCTCCAATCTTACGTTTGA
- the LOC112047433 gene encoding uncharacterized protein LOC112047433, with protein sequence MALNIAKKFLRRSDLLKPFHQNGKQLLQSKTCLFYVTSIDKVFSTHARKHFENQFQLQKRILSNRFYSVKPAQVSDSEYYKEHNITVVGEDVPSPYKDIDNSYFPDYIKSFLSAQGFTKPTVIQAQGWPIAISGKNFVGIAQTGTGKTLAYLLPAVIQLKEKQGRKGRGPRVLILAPTRELARQIEEVTKEFQRMFNLRCLCIYGGVSRVPQMEVLRNGVDILIATPGRLNDFLDSKVTNLSRCQYVVLDEADRMLDMGFEPQIRQALEHVPHERQILMFSATWPKEVQHLAHDYLGEFVQVNVGSTELSANHNIKQHIHVCEQEEKMDRFKSIMHEISGEGFEKVLVFTNTKRFVDNLTMSLNRNGWPAVGIHGDKSQQQRDNIIYKFRSGRSKVLVATDVAARGLDVDGVTHVINYDFPNTSEDYIHRIGRTGRQDNKGVAHTILTTEDARQARSLIAVLKEANQEIPSELEELAKDYNNMKSIERQSKYSSKKPRPTWATKKWNSFRSDRYSRY encoded by the exons ATGGCACTAAATATAGCAAAAAAGTTTTTACGGCGCAGTGATTTGCTGAAACC aTTTCATCAAAATGGTAAACAGCTACTTCAAAGTAAAACGTGTTTATTTTACGTAACAAGCATTGACAAGGTTTTCAGTACACACGCTAGAAAACATTTCGAAAATCAATTTCAATTACAGAAACGAATTCTAAGCAATCGCTTTTACTCAGTAAAACCTGCCCAAGTCAGTGACTCTGAATACTATAAAGAACACAATATTACTGTTGTTGGAGAAGATGTACCTAGCCCATACAAAGACATAGACAATAGCTATTTCCCAGATTACATAAAAAGTTTTCTGAGTGCGCAAGGTTTTACTAAGCCCACGGTTATACAGGCTCAAGGTTGGCCAATTGCCATCTCCGGTAAGAACTTTGTGGGTATAGCACAGACTGGCACTGGCAAAACTCTTGCATATTTATTACCTGCAGTTATTCAGCTTAAAGAAAAACAAGGTAGGAAAGGGCGAGGTCCCAGAGTGCTGATCCTTGCACCTACAAGGGAGCTAGCAAGACAAATTGAAGAAGTCACAAAGGAATTCCAAAGAATGTTTAATTTAAGATGTTTGTGTATTTATGGTGGTGTGAGTAGAGTGCCACAAATGGAGGTACTAAGGAATGGAGTAGATATTCTTATAGCTACTCCCGGTAGGTTGAACGATTTCCTTGACAGCAAAGTCACCAACCTTAGCCGTTGTCAATATGTAGTCTTGGATGAGGCAGATCGTATGTTGGACATGGGCTTTGAACCTCAAATTAGACAGGCCTTGGAGCATGTGCCACATGAGAGGCAAATATTAATGTTCTCGGCTACCTGGCCTAAGGAAGTTCAACACTTGGCTCATGATTACCTTGGAGAGTTTGTGCAAGTCAATGTTGGATCCACGGAACTGTCAGCCAATCACAATATTAAGCAGCACATTCATGTGTGTGAACAAGAGGAGAAAATGGACAg gttcaAATCAATAATGCATGAAATCTCAGGTGAAGGTTTCGAGAAAGtattagtttttacaaataccaAAAGGTTTGTCGACAATTTGACAATGTCTTTGAACAGAAATGGCTGGCCAGCTGTGGGCATTCACGGCGACAAGTCACAACAACAGAGAGACAATATCATCTATAAATTTAGAAGTGGCAGGTCAAAAGTCCTTGTTGCTACTGATGTAGCTGCTAGAGGTTTAG ATGTCGATGGCGTCACTCACGTCATCAACTACGATTTTCCGAACACTTCAGAGGATTACATACACAGAATAGGGAGGACTGGTCGGCAAGACAACAAGGGTGTTGCCCACACAATACTCACCACTGAAGACGCTCGGCAAGCCAGAAGTCTGATAGCTGTTCTAAAAGAAGCAAACCAG GAAATCCCAAGTGAATTAGAGGAATTGGCTAAAGATTATAACAACATGAAGTCAATCGAAAGGCAATCAAAATATTCGTCTAAAAAACCAAGACCCACTTGGGCCACCAAGAAATGGAATAGTTTCCGTAGTGATAGATATAGCagatattaa
- the LOC112047434 gene encoding ATP-dependent RNA helicase p62 encodes MSGNWNNNRGGNGGSKFGNGASRFGGGGGSRFGGGGGGGFGNKKEFSGGQNMRRPNWDSLSLQPFNKDFYNPPPSVLNRSPYEVETYRNDHEITVSGVDVPYPIQHFEEGSFPDYVMQTIKSSGYKDPTPIQAQGWPIAMSGHNLVGIAQTGSGKTLAYILPAIVHINNQPPVRRGDGPIALVLAPTRELAQQIQQVAADFGNAAYVRNTCIFGGAPKREQARDLERGVEIVIATPGRLIDFLEKGTTNLQRCTYLVLDEADRMLDMGFEPQIRKIIEQIRPDRQTLMWSATWPKEVRKLAEDYLGDYLQINIGSMQLSANHNILQIVDICQEHEKENKLNVLLQEIGQSQEPGAKTIIFVETKRKVENITRNIRRYGWPAVCMHGDKTQQERDDVLYQFKQGRASILVATDVAARGLDVDGIKYVINFDYPNSSEDYIHRIGRTGRSKSKGTSYAFFTPSNCRQAKDLVSVLQEANQTVSPQLQTMADRSGGGGGGWNRNRYGGGRGGGSFKRGSNFGRGSGHGGGGGGHKRFNDY; translated from the exons at GTCTGGCAATTGGAATAATAACCGTGGAGGGAATGGTGGTTCCAAATTCGGCAATGGCGCATCTAGATTTGGCGGTGGTGGTGGTTCTAGATTTGGTGGCGGCGGCGGTGGAGGTTTTGGCAATAAAAAAGAATTCTCTGGAGGACAAAACATGAGACGTCCAAACTGGGATTCTCTTTCTCTACAGCCATTTAACAAAGATTTTTACAATCCACCTCCATCAGTTCTAAATAGATCACCATATGAAGTGGAAACATACAGAAATGACCATGAGATCACTGTGAGCGGCGTCGATGTACCTTACCCCATTCAGCACTTTGAAGAGGGCAGTTTTCCTGATTATGTCATGCAAACCATCAAGAGTTCTGGCTACAAAGACCCAACACCTATCCAAGCGCAAGGGTGGCCAATTGCCATGTCTGGGCATAACTTAGTGGGTATTGCTCAGACTGGCTCTGGAAAAACTTTAGCATACATTTTACCAGCTATTGTGCATATAAACAACCAACCACCTGTGCGCCGAGGTGATGGGCCCATTGCCCTCGTGTTGGCACCAACGAGAGAGTTGGCACAGCAGATTCAGCAAGTTGCTGCTGATTTTGGCAATGCAGCTTATGTCAGAAACACTTGTATATTTGGTGGGGCACCCAAACGTGAGCAAGCTCGGGACTTGGAGCGAGGGGTGGAAATAGTAATTGCCACACCTGGAAGATTGATAGATTTTCTGGAAAAGGGGACAACTAATTTGCAGAGATGCACTTACTTAGTGCTTGATGAAGCTGATCGTATGTTGGACATGGGTTTTGAACCtcaaataagaaaaattatagAACAAATTCGTCCTGATAGACAAACTTTAATGTGGTCTGCAACATGGCCCAAGGAAGTTAGAAAATTAGCTGAAGACTATCTGGGTGATTATTTGCAAATCAATATTGGATCTATGCAGTTGTCTGCCAACCACAACATTCTACAGATTGTAGATATATGCCAAGAGCATGAAAAAGAGAATAA attaaatgTTCTACTTCAAGAGATTGGACAAAGTCAAGAACCTGGAGCAAAGACTATCATATTTGTTGAGACCAAGAggaaagtagaaaatataactaGAAATATAAGACGGTACGGCTGGCCGGCTGTATGCATGCACGGTGACAAAACACAACAAGAGAGAGACGATGTACTGTATCAATTCAAGCAAGGCAGAGCGAGCATACTTGTTGCAACAGATGTCGCAGCTAGAGGACTTG ATGTGGATGGAATCAAGTATGTAATTAACTTTGATTATCCTAACTCATCGGAGGACTACATACACCGAATTGGAAGAACAGGTCGGTCAAAATCAAAAGGAACCTCGTATGCGTTTTTCACACCATCAAACTGCAGACAGGCTAAAGATCTTGTATCAGTGTTACAAGAAGCGAATCAG acgGTGAGTCCTCAACTTCAAACCATGGCTGACCGATCTGGTGGTGGTGGAGGAGGATGGAACAGGAACAGATATGGGGGTGGACGTGGAGGTGGCTCCTTCAAAAGGGGATCAAACTTCGGCAGAGGCAGCGGACATGGGGGTGGCGGCGGCGGCCATAAAAGATTTAATGATTATTGA
- the LOC112047440 gene encoding histone deacetylase HDAC1 produces the protein MAMQPHSKKRVCYYYDSDIGNYYYGQGHPMKPHRIRMTHNLLLNYGLYRKMEIYRPHKATADEMTKFHSDDYIRFLRSIRPDNMSEYNKQMQRFNVGEDCPVFDGLYEFCQLSAGGSVAAAVKLNKQASEICINWGGGLHHAKKSEASGFCYVNDIVLGILELLKYHQRVLYIDIDVHHGDGVEEAFYTTDRVMTVSFHKYGEYFPGTGDLRDIGAGKGKYYAVNIPLRDGMDDESYESIFVPIISKVMETFQPSAVVLQCGADSLTGDRLGCFNLTVRGHGRCVELVKRYGLPFLLVGGGGYTIRNVSRCWTYETSVALGVEIANELPYNDYFEYFGPDFKLHISPSNMSNQNTPEYLEKIKNRLFENLRMLPHAPGVQVQAIPEDAVNDESEDEDKIDKDERLPQSEKDKRITGDGELSESEDEGDARRDNRSYRVPQRKRPRLDKDAQPKDDVKAEDSKDDVKNVSNMEEPKKEVTSNA, from the exons ATGGCTATGCAACCTCATAGTAAAAAAAGAGTGTGCTATTATTACGATA GTGATATtggcaattattattatggacAAGGACATCCTATGAAGCCTCACCGTATACGTATGACACATAATTTGTTGTTAAATTATGGTTTATATAGAAAGATGGAAATTTAT agaCCCCACAAGGCAACTGCTGATGAAATGACAAAGTTCCACTCCGATGACTATATTCGCTTCTTGAGATCCATCAGGCCAGACAATATGTcagaatataataaacaaatgcaAAGAT ttaatGTTGGTGAAGATTGTCCGGTGTTTGATGGATTGTATGAGTTCTGTCAATTGTCTGCTGGGGGCTCAGTGGCTGCAGCAGTCAAATTGAATAAACAG GCATCAGAAATCTGCATAAACTGGGGTGGAGGTCTCCACCACGCTAAAAAATCTGAAGCATCAGGTTTCTGCTATGTGAATGACATTGTCCTGGGCATCCTGGAGCTGCTGAAGTACCACCAGAGGGTGCTGTACATTGACATTGATGTCCACCACGGCGACGGGGTGGAGGAAGCCTTCTACACTACCGACAGGGTCATGACAGTGTCTTTTCATAAGTACGGAGAATATTTCCCTggaacag GCGACCTAAGAGACATTGGTGCTGGCAAGGGCAAATACTATGCAGTGAATATACCTTTACGGGATGGTATGGACGATGAGTCATACGAGTCAATCTTTGTGCCCATCATATCCAAAGTGATGGAAACATTCCAACCGAGCGCTGTTGTGCTACAGTGTGGAGCGGACTCGCTTACag GTGACAGATTGGGATGTTTCAACCTCACCGTACGTGGACACGGCCGCTGTGTTGAACTGGTGAAGAGATACGGTCTTCCCTTCTTACTTGTTGGTGGTGGAGG ATACACAATCCGCAATGTCTCCCGTTGTTGGACGTACGAGACGTCAGTGGCCCTCGGGGTGGAGATAGCTAACGAGCTGCCCTACAACGACTACTTCGAGTACTTTGGCCCCGACTTCAAGCTGCACATCTCTCCCAGCAACATGTCCAACCAGAACACGCCCGAGTATTTGGAGAAGATCAAGAACAGACTTTTTGAGAATCTCCGCATGTTGCCACATGCGCCTGGTGTACAG GTACAAGCTATACCTGAAGATGCGGTCAACGACGAGTCTGAAGATGAAGATAAAATCGACAAAGACGAACGACTTCCACAGAGTGAAAAG GATAAGCGTATAACGGGCGACGGCGAGCTGTCGGAGTCGGAGGACGAGGGCGACGCGCGGCGCGACAACCGCTCGTACCGCGTGCCGCAGCGCAAGCGCCCGCGTCTCGACAAGGACGCGCAACCCAAGGACGACGTCAAAG CTGAAGACTCAAAGGACGACGTGAAGAACGTCAGCAACATGGAAGAGCCGAAGAAGGAAGTGACGTCCAACGCCTGA
- the LOC112047445 gene encoding uncharacterized protein LOC112047445 has protein sequence MALLPDLDVRTVLNVVEENFERIRLKAYAIRMIYTGEHALDKEEIIKHFKATIDDVNSSYCDINVRGLLLVYDSYFVHVVEGSEDTVYRHLRFLFERERKWIEEKLKEDESDEVVEGVAIMLDEELKEKSEKKIFKRVKMLTIYHSIQTLLFDDWRAFIARPPSLIGTLNVHGPMSEHMEQLRICLDKMTRICAYAKADENLSFKGLSAVDPRIEALPEVALIDCLLQSRYILDLRHVAHLHRRVDDYTFYFENVWPLPTHFTPRHLYKLKIDDSFVEPLPVMPWELVKKEAEDEEREERQSGSSDSD, from the exons ATGGCTTTATTGCCAGATTTAGACGTCAGAACTGTTCTAAATGTCGTAGAGGAGAACTTTGAGCGAATCCGATTG AAAGCGTATGCTATTCGCATGATATATACTGGCGAACACGCTCTAGATaaagaagaaataataaaacactttaaaGCAACGATAGACGATGTGAACTCTAGTTATTGTGATATTAATGTGCGAGGATTGCTTTTGGTTTACGACAGCTACTTTGTACATGTTGTCGAG GGCTCAGAAGATACAGTATATAGACATTTAAGATTTCTGTTTGAGCGCGAACGTAAATGGATAGAAGAAAAACTCAAAGAGGATGAATCAGACGAGGTAGTTGAAGGAGTTGCAATAATGTTAGATGAGGAACTGAAGGAGAAATCTGAAAAGAAGATATTTAAACGAGTAAAGATGTTAACGATTTATCATTCAATACAAACG CTTTTGTTTGACGATTGGCGAGCGTTCATAGCACGACCGCCTTCACTTATTGGAACCCTCAATGTTCATGGACCGATGTCAGAGCATATGGAACAACTGCGGATATGCCTCGACAAGATGACAAGAATCTGTGCGTATGCAAAAGCAGATGAAAAT TTGTCGTTCAAAGGATTAAGCGCCGTAGATCCCAGAATAGAGGCTTTGCCAGAAGTGGCGCTGATAGACTGTCTTCTGCAATCGCGGTACATTTTGGACCTCCGCCATGTTGCTCACCTGCATCGCCGTGTTGATGATTATACCTTCTATTTTG aaaatgtGTGGCCACTTCCAACACATTTCACACCTAGACACCTATACAAGTTGAAAATAGATGACTCGTTTGTGGAACCTTTACCCGTCATGCCGTGGGAATTAGTTAAAAAGGAGGCTGAAGACGAGGAAAGAGAGGAACGGCAAAGTGGCAGCTCCGATAGCGATTAA